A DNA window from Sulfitobacter noctilucicola contains the following coding sequences:
- a CDS encoding DUF1800 domain-containing protein yields MTFDPFLAEHRFGYGRNSSIAQPQSVQEMLDTLRGPDVAVEKYPFPPYRYLQDAHVLRRRFRQFGAKNDTTEEGKAATAKARKIIRDLYKEHASWFQRHQMRRITAQHGFRERLVAFWADHFTVVGANAVLRLAVPAYVDEAIRPNVTGTFAQMLIDCVTHPVMLSYLDQNVSTGPNSRLAKRSKRPRGLNENLAREVMELHTLGVDGPYNQNDVRELAKLFTGLSLTRDLGFKFRPVMSEPGAETLLGRTYGGKSGLATVKAALTDLALHPATARHIATKIAVHFVSDAPPEGLIAHIQDSYTHTDGNLMACYEALLEHDAAWALPSTNMRTPDEFISASLRSLNVSETTLTGLNRQQTQQLFMAPLQKMGQKWYQAAGPDGFAEEDTAWVTPQGIAERMQWAMNTPARLVDELPDPREFVQTALGDAAPSTVVFAANAAATQAEGIGLILASPAFQRR; encoded by the coding sequence GTGACATTCGATCCGTTTCTGGCCGAACACCGCTTCGGTTACGGGCGCAATTCAAGCATTGCCCAGCCCCAGTCCGTTCAAGAAATGCTCGATACCCTGCGAGGGCCGGATGTTGCCGTTGAGAAATATCCCTTTCCACCCTACCGCTACCTGCAGGATGCCCACGTGCTGCGCAGGCGGTTTCGCCAGTTCGGTGCCAAGAATGACACCACCGAAGAAGGCAAAGCCGCCACGGCCAAAGCCAGAAAAATTATTCGCGATTTGTACAAAGAACATGCATCGTGGTTCCAACGCCATCAGATGCGGCGCATCACCGCGCAGCATGGTTTTCGCGAACGATTGGTCGCTTTCTGGGCAGATCATTTTACCGTGGTCGGGGCCAATGCTGTTTTGCGACTGGCAGTCCCCGCCTACGTCGACGAAGCGATCCGCCCGAATGTAACCGGCACGTTTGCGCAGATGTTAATTGATTGTGTCACACACCCTGTGATGCTGAGCTATCTGGATCAGAATGTTTCCACCGGACCAAACAGCCGCCTTGCAAAGCGGTCCAAAAGACCGCGCGGCCTGAATGAAAACCTCGCGCGGGAGGTAATGGAACTTCATACGCTTGGGGTGGACGGGCCGTATAATCAGAACGATGTGCGTGAACTGGCAAAGCTCTTTACCGGATTGTCGCTCACTCGGGATCTGGGTTTCAAATTCCGCCCGGTCATGTCCGAGCCTGGTGCTGAAACACTGTTGGGGCGGACCTACGGGGGCAAGTCCGGCCTCGCGACGGTGAAAGCAGCACTAACCGATCTGGCACTACATCCCGCCACAGCGCGGCATATCGCTACGAAAATCGCGGTCCATTTCGTCTCTGACGCGCCCCCCGAAGGACTGATCGCGCACATTCAGGACAGCTACACGCACACCGATGGCAACCTGATGGCTTGTTATGAAGCGTTGTTGGAGCATGATGCCGCATGGGCGTTGCCCTCTACAAATATGCGCACACCGGACGAATTTATCAGCGCATCATTACGGTCTTTGAACGTCTCAGAAACAACGTTAACGGGATTGAACCGCCAGCAAACCCAGCAGCTGTTTATGGCTCCTTTGCAGAAAATGGGCCAGAAATGGTATCAAGCGGCAGGACCGGATGGTTTTGCCGAAGAAGACACCGCCTGGGTCACCCCGCAAGGCATTGCGGAGCGGATGCAGTGGGCCATGAATACACCTGCGCGTCTGGTCGATGAACTGCCTGATCCGCGTGAGTTTGTACAAACGGCG
- a CDS encoding hemerythrin domain-containing protein yields the protein MPNIYEAIKADHDEHRTLLNTLAETSGDSEERQKAWDSFYHDVKSHAAAEEETFYSKLISETWGQDAARHSVHEHQQLDDLMEELNEMDMSSPGWLTKFKTLKHDYEHHMDEEEDEVFTRAREVIGAEKNNDFGAKFEARKKEERGLIEEKKEDSLED from the coding sequence ATGCCCAACATTTATGAAGCGATCAAAGCAGACCATGACGAGCACCGTACCCTGCTCAACACTTTGGCTGAAACGAGCGGCGACAGCGAAGAGCGGCAGAAGGCGTGGGATAGCTTTTACCACGATGTGAAGTCACATGCCGCCGCGGAAGAAGAAACGTTCTATTCAAAACTGATATCCGAGACCTGGGGACAGGACGCTGCACGCCACTCCGTCCACGAGCATCAACAGCTGGATGATCTGATGGAAGAGCTGAACGAGATGGACATGTCATCGCCGGGTTGGCTGACCAAGTTCAAAACCCTCAAGCATGATTATGAACATCACATGGACGAAGAAGAAGACGAAGTCTTTACCCGTGCCCGTGAAGTGATCGGCGCTGAAAAGAACAACGATTTCGGTGCAAAGTTCGAAGCGCGCAAGAAGGAAGAGCGCGGCTTGATCGAAGAAAAAAAGGAAGACAGTCTCGAAGACTGA
- a CDS encoding calcium-binding protein, which yields MDFSDVFSNAFSAFGTIGSYSGLTPPTSSDDILNLTVGDYRALLNSAESALATLDSNLFAGFLNNPQVLEGLDAESRALIENFANGDFAIVRDPIEQARAAVASFSDDTILRDVFDGLDPTGNSSAEVERTFTEAQTELADLLWNDQDGIFNSPTFSIDLGTGSWFAQTSTGQNAYGGSTLAEFYTQLGEAVSYSIMSFIGSSDSIVGQLLDQGATSATFGSAQAASQAAATQAFSTLQDIGNQIRSQDGTDPAQIEATATAQFNELFTAITSILPGVSDEFNNFILGSRNSDPSFIVSMDGDVNGSEHGDWFYLSKANNIFDGAEGADLLFGLEGNDSLSGGSDADQLFGGLGDDMLNGGFGDDALSGGLGNDSAVFTGNQSNYTLTFSKAGTTITDRRAGQDGTDALVGIENLQFADSAFDIGIRSGATDLSAADFAAIAELYIAYFDRAPASKGLMYWATRLEDGMTLPEIAESFFVQPETQRTYASFLNEDGNIIDTTAFVTAVFSNVLGREPSGPYWINELNDPNSEITPATFILAVLNGAKAVTGGAADAAYLEAKTDLGVYFSAIKGLSEYDDTVAVMEMFDGSSASVTSAIAEIDRLHTDALNADTGEFLIELAGVIDDPFAIV from the coding sequence ATGGATTTTTCAGACGTATTTAGTAACGCCTTTTCAGCATTCGGTACTATCGGATCATACAGTGGTTTGACCCCACCGACATCTTCAGATGATATTTTGAACCTTACCGTCGGAGATTACAGAGCGCTTCTGAACAGCGCAGAAAGTGCCCTCGCCACGCTCGACAGCAATCTGTTCGCAGGCTTTCTTAATAACCCGCAAGTGCTGGAAGGGCTCGACGCGGAAAGTCGCGCCCTGATCGAGAACTTCGCCAACGGCGACTTCGCAATCGTGCGCGACCCGATCGAGCAAGCCCGCGCCGCTGTTGCATCTTTCTCTGACGATACAATCCTGCGTGATGTATTCGACGGACTTGACCCAACGGGGAATTCCTCCGCCGAGGTGGAGCGCACCTTTACAGAGGCACAGACAGAACTCGCCGATCTGCTTTGGAATGATCAGGACGGCATTTTCAATTCGCCTACCTTCTCCATCGATCTTGGAACGGGGTCATGGTTTGCACAGACATCCACCGGACAGAACGCTTACGGCGGTAGCACCCTCGCCGAATTTTATACTCAATTGGGCGAGGCGGTCAGTTACTCGATCATGTCCTTCATCGGATCGAGCGATAGCATCGTTGGCCAGTTGCTGGATCAGGGAGCCACATCCGCTACTTTCGGCAGCGCGCAGGCCGCGTCACAGGCCGCGGCAACACAAGCCTTCAGTACGCTGCAGGACATCGGCAATCAGATCAGGTCACAAGATGGCACGGACCCAGCACAGATCGAAGCGACCGCAACAGCGCAATTTAATGAACTGTTTACAGCCATTACTTCGATCCTTCCGGGCGTGAGCGACGAGTTTAACAACTTCATCCTTGGCTCGCGCAATTCCGACCCAAGCTTCATCGTGAGCATGGACGGGGATGTGAACGGTTCAGAGCACGGGGATTGGTTCTATCTCTCAAAGGCGAACAACATCTTTGACGGGGCCGAGGGCGCGGATTTGCTATTTGGTCTTGAGGGAAATGACAGCCTGTCTGGCGGTTCGGATGCGGACCAACTCTTCGGCGGCCTTGGCGATGACATGCTAAACGGTGGTTTTGGTGACGATGCGCTTAGCGGTGGCTTGGGCAACGACAGCGCGGTCTTTACCGGAAATCAAAGCAACTACACGCTCACTTTCAGCAAAGCAGGCACCACCATCACTGATCGGCGCGCTGGTCAGGATGGAACGGATGCGCTCGTAGGGATCGAGAACCTGCAATTTGCGGACAGCGCTTTTGACATCGGTATCCGCTCTGGTGCAACGGACCTGTCAGCCGCAGATTTTGCCGCAATTGCCGAGCTCTATATCGCCTACTTCGATCGCGCACCCGCGTCCAAGGGCTTGATGTATTGGGCCACGCGACTTGAGGATGGTATGACGCTTCCGGAAATAGCCGAGAGCTTTTTCGTGCAACCGGAAACGCAACGGACCTATGCGTCGTTCCTGAACGAGGACGGGAATATCATCGACACTACAGCCTTTGTGACCGCAGTGTTCTCCAATGTGTTGGGACGGGAACCATCGGGTCCTTACTGGATCAATGAACTAAACGATCCCAACAGCGAAATCACGCCCGCCACCTTTATTCTGGCTGTGTTGAATGGTGCCAAGGCTGTAACAGGCGGTGCTGCGGATGCAGCCTATCTGGAGGCGAAGACAGATCTTGGTGTCTATTTCTCCGCCATCAAGGGATTGTCAGAGTATGACGACACCGTCGCTGTTATGGAAATGTTCGATGGCAGCTCGGCAAGTGTAACGTCAGCGATTGCAGAGATCGACCGCCTCCACACAGATGCGCTCAATGCGGATACTGGCGAGTTTCTGATCGAACTGGCTGGCGTCATCGACGACCCCTTCGCAATCGTATGA
- the aspS gene encoding aspartate--tRNA ligase, producing MHAYRSHTCADLNLSNKGDKVRLSGWVHRVRDHGGILFIDLRDHYGMTQVLCDPDSPVFKEVEKVRSEWCIRIDGEVKARDADLINSKIPTGEIEVFVRDIEVLGSAAELPLMVFGEQEYPEETRLKYRYLDLRREKMQKNMVLRSDVVSSMRQRMWNQGFKEFQTPIITASSPEGARDFLVPSRLHPGKFYALPQAPQQFKQLLMVSGFDKYFQIAPCFRDEDPRADRSPTDFYQLDLEMSFVTQQDVFDTIQPVIGGIFEEFGGGRKVDQTWEQISYKDAALWYGSDKPDLRNPIKMQVVSEHFAGSGFAIFAKLLEQEGTQIRAIPAPTGGSRKFCDRMNAFAQKEGLPGMGYIFWREKTADAVAQELGITVKEAQAKLKSGEVEGGMEAAGPLAKNIGPERTEAIRQQLGLDVGDAAFFLGGKPKAFEGVAGRARTVIGDELGLTDKNRFAFAWIVDFPIYEKDEETGKIDFEHNPFSMPQGGMEALEGDPLKVLGYQYDLACNGYELVSGAIRNHKPEIMFKAFEIAGYGEDEVRKRFGGMVNAFQYGAPPHGGCAAGIDRIVMLLADEQNIREVILFPMNQRAEDLMMNAPSDPTSDQLMELGLRVIPQE from the coding sequence ATGCACGCTTATCGCAGTCATACTTGCGCCGATCTTAACCTCTCCAACAAGGGCGACAAAGTTCGTTTGTCCGGTTGGGTTCATCGCGTACGCGATCACGGTGGGATCCTGTTTATCGATCTGCGTGACCATTACGGCATGACGCAGGTTCTGTGCGATCCAGACAGCCCCGTCTTCAAAGAGGTCGAAAAGGTGCGCTCCGAATGGTGTATCCGTATCGATGGCGAGGTGAAGGCGCGCGATGCGGACCTGATTAACAGCAAGATCCCGACAGGCGAGATCGAAGTCTTTGTGCGCGACATCGAAGTGCTGGGCAGTGCGGCTGAGCTGCCGCTCATGGTCTTTGGCGAACAGGAATACCCCGAAGAGACTCGCTTGAAGTACCGCTATCTCGACCTGCGCCGCGAGAAGATGCAAAAGAACATGGTTTTGCGGTCGGATGTTGTGAGCTCCATGCGTCAGCGGATGTGGAACCAGGGGTTCAAGGAATTCCAGACACCGATCATTACCGCATCATCGCCTGAAGGCGCACGTGACTTTCTGGTACCAAGCCGTCTGCACCCCGGCAAATTCTATGCGTTGCCGCAGGCCCCTCAGCAGTTCAAGCAACTGTTGATGGTGTCGGGTTTCGACAAATACTTCCAGATCGCGCCCTGTTTCCGCGACGAAGACCCCCGTGCGGACCGGTCGCCCACGGATTTCTACCAGCTCGACCTTGAGATGTCTTTTGTCACTCAACAGGACGTGTTCGACACGATCCAGCCGGTTATTGGTGGCATCTTCGAAGAGTTTGGCGGTGGCCGGAAGGTCGATCAGACGTGGGAACAGATTTCCTACAAGGACGCGGCGCTTTGGTATGGCTCGGACAAGCCTGACCTGCGTAACCCGATCAAGATGCAAGTCGTGTCAGAGCATTTTGCTGGGTCGGGCTTTGCGATCTTTGCTAAGCTTCTGGAGCAGGAAGGCACCCAAATTCGTGCAATCCCCGCACCCACAGGCGGCAGTCGCAAGTTCTGTGACCGCATGAATGCCTTTGCCCAGAAAGAAGGATTGCCCGGAATGGGCTATATCTTCTGGCGTGAAAAGACAGCGGATGCGGTTGCACAGGAATTGGGCATCACTGTGAAAGAAGCGCAGGCCAAGCTGAAATCCGGCGAAGTCGAAGGTGGCATGGAAGCCGCCGGACCATTGGCCAAGAACATCGGGCCTGAGCGGACGGAAGCGATCCGTCAGCAGCTTGGGCTGGATGTCGGTGATGCTGCGTTCTTCCTTGGCGGCAAGCCGAAAGCCTTTGAAGGCGTTGCGGGCCGTGCGCGCACAGTGATCGGTGACGAACTGGGCCTGACGGACAAGAACCGCTTTGCCTTTGCATGGATCGTCGATTTCCCGATCTACGAAAAAGACGAAGAGACCGGCAAGATTGATTTTGAACACAACCCGTTTTCAATGCCGCAGGGTGGCATGGAAGCGCTTGAGGGTGATCCGCTCAAGGTGTTGGGCTATCAATACGATCTGGCCTGTAACGGGTACGAATTGGTGTCAGGTGCCATCCGGAACCACAAGCCGGAAATCATGTTCAAGGCCTTTGAAATTGCCGGCTACGGCGAAGACGAAGTCCGCAAGCGTTTTGGTGGTATGGTCAACGCGTTCCAGTATGGTGCCCCGCCGCACGGCGGCTGTGCAGCAGGCATCGATCGCATCGTCATGCTACTTGCAGACGAGCAGAACATCCGCGAAGTCATCCTGTTCCCGATGAACCAGCGCGCCGAAGATCTGATGATGAACGCCCCAAGCGATCCGACCTCGGATCAGCTCATGGAGCTGGGTCTGCGGGTAATCCCGCAGGAATAA